The following coding sequences lie in one Caloenas nicobarica isolate bCalNic1 chromosome 13, bCalNic1.hap1, whole genome shotgun sequence genomic window:
- the LOC135993738 gene encoding protocadherin beta-15-like, translated as MAIARQVLCLSAFLSLPHIRSEPLRYSVAEEGESGSVVGNVAEDAGLAPAQLSARRARLASEDGRQHFRLERGTGRLVLTERLDREELCGQAATCTLPFELVLANPLQFFRVEVAVEDINDHAPVFPEEQVTIKIPEPSNPGSRFPLVGARDLDIGSNSIQAYSISPENEYFSVSFGIHSEDEKYVELVLQKPLDREEQAEMGFNLIAMDEGSPPRSGTTEIRIVVLDVNDNAPVFTQKVYVAKVFENAQEGSVVLRVVATDLDAGSNGDISYQFSQGMGQSDLAFVIDPVSGEIKLTKPLDFEDAENHELLVQARDGGGLSAICKVLVEVVDVNDNAPEVVVSSFSSPLPENTLPGTVVALFTVRDRDSGANGKISCALEDQMFFSLRPAYKNYYELVTVSTLDREETAQYILSVTAADAGSPSLTTTQTFTVDISDVNDNAPVFNQTSYTMYVRENNVPTVLVGAVSAADADVGPNAKVTYSLALANATKEPPCSCISVDSENGDVFVLRPLDYEQVKQIEVLVSASDAGSPPLSTNVTIRLVMVDENDNAPLVLYPSQDSSPPSSELVPMSAEAGYLVTKVVAIDADSGQNSWLSYHLLRATDPGLFVVGAQSGEVRLRRPVTEKDTVKQKLVVLVRDNGQPPLSATVSLSVLLLHDFSDVRLPHSSLAMEDEGDSLTTYLIISLVFVSVLFLASMAAFVARKVCMRREMKGRHMLYGAGNLQSGLADAAAAGTLPHPYCYEISLTTGSGNSEFKFLKPILPSLPPEHCATGRGTDDEQDFPHGPITMQDVAIDNPGMLSAEQFNCLSFK; from the coding sequence ATGGCGATCGCAAGGCAAGTGCTTtgtctctctgctttcctgtccCTGCCGCACATTCGCTCCGAGCCCCTGCGCTACTCCGTAGCAGAGGAGGGGGAGAGCGGCTCGGTGGTAGGCAACGTGGCGGAGGACGCGGGGCTGGCCCCGGCGCAGCTCTCGGCTCGCCGCGCCCGCCTGGCCTCGGAGGACGGCCGGCAGCACTTTCGCTTAGAGCGCGGCACCGGCCGCCTGGTCCTGACGGAGAGGCTGGACCGGGAGGAGCTGTGCGGGCAGGCCGCTACCTGCACGCTGCCCTTCGAGCTGGTGCTGGCCAACCCGCTGCAGTTCTTTCGGGTCGAGGTGGCCGTGGAGGACATCAATGACCATGCGCCCGTTTTCCCGGAGGAACAAGTCACCATTAAGATTCCGGAACCGAGCAACCCGGGCTCGCGTTTCCCATTGGTGGGGGCTCGTGACCTGGATATTGGCAGCAACAGCATCCAGGCTTACAGCATCTCTCCCGAGAATGAGTACTTTAGTGTCTCTTTTGGTATTCACAGTGAGGATGAGAAGTATGTTGAACTGGTCTTGCAAAAGCCACTAGACAGAGAGGAGCAGGCGGAGATGGGTTTCAATCTCATTGCCATGGATGAGGGCTCTCCACCCAGGAGTGGGACCACCGAAATCCGGATTGTTGTTCTGGATGTAAATGACAATGCTCCAGTCTTCACACAGAAAGTGTATGTTGCGAAGGTATTTGAAAATGCACAAGAGGGTTCTGTGGTTCTCCGAGTGGTGGCAACTGATCTGGATGCGGGATCTAATGGGGACATCTCCTATCAGTTCAGCCAAGGAATGGGCCAGAGTGATTTGGCATTTGTGATTGACCCTGTCAGTGGTGAAATTAAACTGACAAAGCCTCTGGACTTTGAGGATGCAGAGAATCATGAGCTCCTTGTGCAGGCCAGGGACGGTGGTGGTCTGTCTGCAATCTGCAAGGtgctggtggaggtggtggATGTGAACGACAATGCACCGGAGGTGGTGGTCAGTTCCTTCAGCAGCCCCCTCCCTGAGAACACATTGCCTGGGACAGTGGTCGCCCTCTTTACTGTCAGGGACAGGGATTCTGGAGCCAACGGGAAGATTTCCTGTGCCCTTGAGGACCAGATGTTCTTCTCCCTGCGTCCGGCCTATAAGAATTACTATGAGCTGGTGACTGTGAGCACGCTGGACCGGGAAGAGACTGCACAGTACATCCTCAGTGTCACAGCAGCAGACGCGGGGTCACCTTCTCTCACAACCACCCAGACCTTCACAGTGGACATCTCAGATGTGAATGATAATGCTCCTGTCTTCAACCAGACATCATACACCATGTATGTGCGTGAGAACAATGTCCCCACGGTGCTTGTTGGAGCTGTGAGTGCTGCAGATGCAGATGTGGGGCCCAATGCCAAGGTGACCTATTCCTTGGCCCTGGCCAATGCCACGAAGGAGCCCCCCTGCTCCTGTATCTCTGTGGACTCTGAGAATGGGGACGTGTTTGTGCTGCGGCCTCTGGACTATGAGCAAGTGAAGCAGATCGAGGTCTTGGTGAGCGCCTCCGATGCTGGGTCTCCTCCCCTCAGTACCAACGTCACCATCCGTCTTGTCATGGTGGATGAGAATGACAATGCACCACTGGTGCTGTACCCCTCACAGGACAGCAGCCCGCCGTCCAGCGAGCTGGTGCCCATGTCGGCTGAGGCTGGGTACCTGGTCACCAAAGTGGTGGCCATTGATGCTGACTCAGGGCAGAATTCATGGCTCTCGTACCACCTGCTGAGGGCCACTGACCCCGGACTCTTTGTGGTGGGTGCCCAAAGTGGGGAGGTGCGGCTGAGGAGGCCTGTGACGGAGAAAGACACCGTGAAGCAGAAACTCGTTGTTCTGGTGCGAGACAACGGGCAGCCACCACTGTCAGCCACAGTGTCACTGAGTGTGCTCCTGCTCCATGACTTCTCAGATGTGCGTCTACCACATAGCAGCTTGGCCATGGAGGATGAAGGTGACTCCCTGACAACctatttaataatttcattgGTCTTTGTCTCAGTCCTCTTCCTCGCATCCATGGCAGCCTTCGTCGCTCGCAAGGTGTGCATGAGAAGGGAGATGAAGGGTAGACACATGCTTTATGGTGCTGGCAACTTGCAGAGTGGCCTGGCcgatgcagctgctgcagggactcTGCCCCACCCCTATTGCTATGAGATCAGCCTCACAACAGGTTCAGGCAACAGTGAGTTCAAGTTCCTGAAGCCCATCCTTCCCAGCCTGCCACCAGAGCACTGCGCCACAGGCAGGGGCACTGATGATGAACAGGATTTCCCCCATGGCCCTATCACTATGCAGGATGTGGCAATAGACAACCCAGGGATGCTCTCTGCGGAGCAGTTCAATTGTCTTTCCTTTAAGTAG
- the LOC135993817 gene encoding protocadherin beta-15-like: MAIARQVLCLSAFLSLPHIRSEPLRYSVAEEGESGSVVGNVAEDAGLAPAQLSARRARLASEDGRQHFRLERGTGRLVLAERLDREELCGQAATCTLPFELVLANPLQFFRVEVAVEDINDHAPVFPEEQVTFKIPERSDPGSRFPLVGARDLDIGSNSIQAYSISPENEYFSVNFGSRSNGDKYVELVLEKPLDREEQSEMGYIFIAMDGGSPPRSGSTQIHIIVLDVNDNAPVFTQDRYVGKVFENAPEGSVVLSVVATDLDAGSNGDISYQFSQGVGQSDSAFVIDPVSGEIKLSKPLDFEAADKYELSVQATDGGGLSAICKVLVEVVDVNDNAPELVVSSFSSPLPENALPGTVVALFAVRDRDSGANGKISCALEDQMSFSLHPAYKNYYELVTVSMLDREETAQYILSVTAADAGSPSLTTTQTFTVDISDVNDNAPVFNQTSYTMYVRENNVPTVLVGAVSAADADVGSNAKVAYSLVPAHPTEQPPCSCISVNSENGDVFVLRPLDYEQVKQIEVLVSASDAGSPALSANVTVRLVVVDENDNAPLVLYPSQDSNPPSSEVVPLSAEAGYLVTKVVAVDADSGQNSWLSYHLLRATDPGLFVVGAQSGEVRLRRPVTERDAVKQRLIVLVRDNGQPPLSATASLSALLLSDFSDVHLSHNSLATEDEGDSLTTYLIISLVFVSILFLASMAAFVALKVCKRNELKDRHVLYGAGTLQSGLADGGAAGTLPHPYCYEISLTTGSGNSEFKFLKPILPSLPPQHCTTGGATDDEQDFSCGPITLEEVAPAQPGMLSAEQFNSLSFK; this comes from the coding sequence ATGGCGATCGCAAGGCAAGTGCTTtgtctctctgctttcctgtccCTGCCGCACATTCGCTCCGAGCCCCTGCGCTACTCCGTAGCCGAGGAGGGGGAGAGCGGCTCGGTGGTAGGCAACGTGGCGGAGGACGCGGGGCTGGCCCCGGCGCAGCTCTCGGCTCGCCGCGCCCGCCTGGCCTCGGAGGACGGCCGGCAGCACTTTCGCTTAGAGCGCGGCACCGGCCGCCTGGTCCTGGCGGAGAGGCTGGACCGGGAGGAGCTGTGCGGGCAGGCCGCTACCTGCACGCTGCCCTTCGAGCTGGTGCTGGCCAACCCGCTGCAGTTCTTTCGGGTCGAGGTGGCCGTGGAGGACATCAATGACCATGCGCCCGTTTTCCCGGAGGAACAAGTCACTTTTAAGATTCCGGAAAGGAGCGACCCGGGCTCGCGTTTCCCATTGGTGGGGGCTCGGGACCTGGATATTGGCAGCAACAGCATCCAGGCTTACAGCATCTCTCCCGAGAACGAGTACTTTAGTGTCAACTTTGGTAGTCGGAGTAATGGTGACAAATATGTGGAACTGGTCTTGGAAAAGCCGCTAGACAGAGAGGAGCAGTCAGAAATGGGTTACATTTTCATTGCCATGGATGGTGGCTCTCCACCCAGGAGTGGGAGCACCCAAATCCACATTATTGTTCTAGATGTAAATGACAATGCACCAGTCTTCACACAAGATCGGTATGTTGGGAAGGTTTTTGAAAATGCGCCGGAGGGCTCTGTGGTTCTCAGTGTGGTAGCAACTGACCTGGATGCGGGATCTAATGGGGACATCTCCTATCAGTTCAGCCAAGGAGTGGGCCAGAGTGACTCTGCATTTGTGATTGACCCTGTTAGTGGGGAAATTAAACTCTCAAAGCCTCTAGACTTTGAGGCAGCAGACAAATATGAACTCAGTGTACAGGCCACGGATGGGGGTGGTCTGTCTGCAATCTGCAAGGtgctggtggaggtggtggATGTGAACGACAATGCACCAGAGCTGGTCGTCAGTTCCTTCAGCAGCCCCCTTCCTGAGAACGCATTGCCTGGGACAGTGGTCGCCCTCTTTGCTGTTAGGGACAGGGATTCTGGAGCCAATGGGAAGATCTCTTGTGCCCTTGAGGACCAGATGTCATTCTCCCTGCATCCGGCCTATAAGAATTACTATGAGCTGGTGACTGTGAGCATGCTGGACCGGGAAGAGACTGCACAGTACATCCTCAGTGTCACAGCAGCAGACGCGGGGTCACCTTCTCTCACAACCACCCAGACCTTCACAGTGGACATCTCAGATGTGAATGACAATGCTCCTGTCTTCAACCAGACATCATACACCATGTATGTGCGTGAGAACAATGTCCCCACAGTGCTTGTTGGAGCTGTGAGTGCTGCAGATGCCGATGTGGGGTCCAATGCCAAGGTGGCCTATTCCCTGGTACCAGCCCACCCCACAGAGCAGCCTCCCTGCTCCTGTATCTCTGTGAACTCTGAGAATGGGGACGTGTTTGTGCTGCGGCCTCTGGACTATGAGCAGGTGAAGCAGATAGAGGTCTTGGTGAGTGCTTCTGACGCAGGGTCTCCTGCCCTCAGTGCCAATGTCACTGTCCGCCTTGTTGTGGTGGATGAGAATGACAATGCACCACTGGTGCTGTACCCCTCACAGGACAGCAACCCACCATCCAGCGAGGTAGTGCCTCTGTCAGCTGAGGCAGGGTACCTGGTCACCAAAGTGGTGGCCGTTGATGCTGACTCGGGGCAGAACTCATGGCTCTCATACCACCTGTTGAGGGCCACTGATCCTGGGCTGTTTGTGGTGGGTGCCCAAAGTGGGGAGGTACGGCTGAGGAGGCCTGTGACAGAGAGAGATGCCGTGAAGCAGAGGCTTATTGTCCTAGTGCGAGACAATGGGCAGCCACCACTGTCAGCCACAGCATCACTGAGTGCGCTTCTGCTCAGTGACTTCTCAGATGTGCACCTATCGCACAACAGCCTGGCCACGGAGGATGAGGGTGACTCCCTAACAACGTATTTAATCATTTCATTGGTCTTTGTCTCAATCCTCTTCCTCGCATCAATGGCAGCCTTCGTTGCTCTCAAGGTGTGCAAGAGAAATGAGCTGAAGGATAGGCATGTGCTTTATGGTGCTGGCACCTTGCAGAGTGGCCTTGCTGatggaggtgctgcagggacCCTGCCCCACCCCTATTGCTATGAGATCAGCCTCACAACAGGTTCAGGCAACAGTGAGTTCAAGTTCCTGAAGCCCATCCTCCCCAGCctgccaccacagcactgcaccACAGGTGGGGCCACTGATGATGAACAGGATTTCAGCTGTGGCCCTATTACGCTGGAGGaggtggcaccagcccagccagggatgctctctgcagagcagttcAATAGTCTTTCCTTTAAGTAG
- the LOC135993838 gene encoding protocadherin beta-15-like → MAIARQVLCLSAFLSLPHACSQSLRYSVAEEGESGSVVGNVAEDAGLAPAQLSARRARLASEDGRQHFRLERGTGRLVLAERLDREELCGQAATCTLPFELVLANPLQFFRVEVAVEDINDHAPVFPEEQVTIKIPETGNLGSHFPLVGAHDLDIGSNSIQAYSISPENKYFSVSFGGRSEGEKYVELVLEKVLDREEQAEMDFSVIAMDGGSPPRSGSTQIRIIVLDVNDNAPVFTQKLYVASLFENAPEGSVVLRVVATDLDAGPNGDISYQFSQAVGQSDSAFVIDPVSGEIKLTKPLDFEATENHELTVQAKDGGGLSAICKVLVEVVDVNDNAPELVVSSFSSPLPENALPGTVVALFTVRDRDSGANGKISCALEDQLSFSLHLAYKNYYELVTVSTLDREETARYILSVVAADAGSPSLTTTQTFTVDISDVNDNAPVFSQTLYTMYVRENNVPTVLVGAVSAADADVGSNAKVTYSLVPAHPTEQPPCSCISVNSENGDVFVLRPLDYEQLKQIEVLVLASDAGSPALSANITVRLVVVDENDNAPLVLYPSQDTSSLSSELVPMSAETGYLVTKVVAVDADSGQNSWLSYHLLRATDPGLFVVGVQSGEVRLRRVVTERDAVKQKLVVLVRDNGQPPLSATASLIALLLSDFSDVRLPHSSLATEDEGDSLTMYLIISLVFVSILFLASMAAFVTLKVCKRKELKGGHVLYGAGTLQSGLADGGAAGTLPHPYCYEISLTTGSGNSEFKFLKPILPSLPPQNCTVGGATDDEQDFPRGYITMEDRAPAQPGMLSAEQFNSLSFK, encoded by the coding sequence ATGGCGATCGCAAGGCAAGTGCTTtgtctctctgctttcctgtccCTGCCGCACGcttgctcccagtccctccgcTATTCCGTAGCCGAGGAGGGGGAGAGCGGCTCGGTGGTAGGCAACGTGGCGGAGGACGCGGGGCTGGCCCCGGCGCAGCTCTCGGCTCGCCGCGCCCGCCTGGCCTCGGAGGACGGCCGGCAGCACTTTCGCTTAGAGCGCGGCACCGGCCGCCTGGTCCTGGCGGAGAGGCTGGACCGGGAGGAGCTGTGCGGGCAGGCCGCTACATGCACGCTGCCCTTCGAGCTGGTGCTGGCCAACCCCCTGCAGTTCTTTCGGGTCGAGGTGGCCGTGGAGGACATCAATGACCATGCACCCGTTTTCCCGGAGGAACAAGTCACCATTAAGATTCCGGAGACGGGCAACTTGGGTTCGCATTTCCCATTGGTGGGAGCTCATGACCTGGATATTGGCAGCAACAGCATCCAGGCTTACAGCATCTCTCCCGAGAATAAGTACTTTAGCGTGTCCTTTGGGGGTCGGAGTGAGGGTGAGAAGTACGTTGAACTGGTCTTGGAAAAGGTACTAGACAgagaggagcaggcagagatggATTTCAGTGTAATTGCCATGGATGGTGGCTCTCCACCCAGGAGTGGGAGCACCCAAATCCGCATTATTGTTCTAGATGTAAATGACAATGCTCCAGTCTTCACACAGAAACTGTACGTTGCCAGTCTTTTTGAAAATGCACCAGAGGGCTCTGTTGTTCTGCGAGTGGTGGCAACTGATTTGGATGCAGGACCTAATGGGGACATCTCCTATCAGTTCAGCCAAGCAGTGGGCCAGAGTGACTCTGCATTTGTGATTGACCCTGTCAGTGGGGAGATTAAACTAACAAAGCCTCTGGACTTCGAGGCAACAGAGAATCATGAGCTCACCGTGCAAGCCAAGGATGGTGGTGGTCTGTCTGCAATCTGCAAGGtgctggtggaggtggtggATGTGAACGACAATGCACCGGAGCTGGTGGTCAGTTCCTTCAGCAGCCCCCTCCCTGAGAATGCATTGCCTGGGACAGTGGTCGCCCTCTTTACTGTCAGGGACAGGGATTCTGGAGCCAATGGGAAGATTTCCTGTGCCCTTGAGGACCAGCTGTCATTCTCCTTGCATCTGGCCTATAAGAATTACTATGAGCTGGTGACTGTGAGCACACTGGACCGGGAGGAGACTGCACGGTACATCCTCAGTGTCGTAGCAGCAGATGCGGGGTCACCTTCTCTCACAACCACCCAAACCTTCACAGTGGACATCTCAGATGTGAATGACAATGCTCCTGTCTTCAGCCAAACCTTGTACACCATGTATGTGCGTGAGAATAATGTCCCCACAGTGCTTGTTGGAGCTGTGAGTGCTGCAGATGCAGATGTGGGGTCCAATGCCAAGGTGACCTATTCCCTGGTACCAGCCCACCCCACAGAGCAGCCTCCCTGCTCCTGTATCTCTGTGAACTCTGAGAATGGGGATGTGTTTGTGTTACGGCCTCTGGACTATGAGCAGCTGAAGCAGATTGAAGTCTTAGTGCTTGCCTCTGATGCAGGTTCTCCTGCCCTCAGTGCCAACATCACTGTCCGCCTTGTTGTGGTGGATGAGAATGACAATGCGCCACTGGTGCTGTACCCCTCACAGGACACCAGCTCACTGTCCAGTGAGCTAGTGCCCATGTCGGCTGAGACTGGGTACTTGGTCACCAAAGTGGTGGCCGTCGATGCCGACTCAGGGCAGAATTCGTGGCTTTCGTACCACCTGCTGAGGGCCACTGACCCTGGGCTGTTTGTGGTGGGTGTCCAAAGTGGGGAGGTGCGGCTGAGGAGGGTTGTGACAGAGAGAGATGCTGTGAAGCAGAAGCTTGTTGTCCTAGTGCGAGACAATGGGCAGCCACCACTGTCAGCCACAGCATCACTGATTGCACTTCTGCTCAGTGACTTCTCAGATGTCCGCCTACCACACAGCAGCCTGGCCACGGAGGATGAAGGTGACTCCCTAACAATGTATTTGATAATTTCCTTGGTCTTTGTCTCAATCCTCTTCCTCGCCTCCATGGCAGCCTTTGTCACTCTCAAGGTGTGCAAGAGAAAGGAGCTGAAAGGTGGGCACGTGCTTTATGGTGCTGGCACCTTGCAGAGTGGCCTTGCTGatggaggtgctgcagggacCCTGCCCCACCCCTATTGCTATGAGATCAGCCTCACAACAGGTTCAGGCAACAGTGAGTTCAAGTTCCTGAAGCCCATCCTCCCCAGCCTTCCACCACAGAATTGCACTGTGGGTGGGGCCACTGATGATGAACAGGATTTCCCCCGTGGCTATATCACTATGGAGGACAGggcaccagcccagccagggatgctctctgcagagcagttcAATAGTCTTTCCTTTAAGTAG